From one Misgurnus anguillicaudatus chromosome 2, ASM2758022v2, whole genome shotgun sequence genomic stretch:
- the LOC129442699 gene encoding KN motif and ankyrin repeat domain-containing protein 4 isoform X2, whose amino-acid sequence MDSRKANGISPNENGSQRRPSYSIETPYGFHLDLDFLKYVDDIEKGNTIRRVPMQRRQRGRNNGILSRNLSLPGYGCRTTQWNTLSTFWPKTQPFDFRSSDRRAEPIYTPLTTAEMDASIKAFDEQPLGCYVRPNLLRASSLPLTVLLRKHSESTEDPTSPKQYLAQRNGSSEDVFNASYSRTTGANGTLRRLTAALERVGELEAEIRVIPELKAQICILQEERERLLLQLHSQNDTTGPLDDPTVPLCALITKENKDQASDDWMNREYDRLEKDVKDAVVTPSVTRKTLPERSPQDGDKTKYLTETLQKKVVILEQDLHRLEVELDKSRDLLKQQVEESHLKDEKIKQLTIQHDTVAIPETNLVTTLNVEPVLKSCEAAIGEQAQETTATEDLRQPTVSHADMKCHVKQLQKLLQEQWECLCKDDISGKTSSEHLPPRVRTIQEQLVTLVTVLSLYVLPTGEPEPESKMKELVPVVESENLKRQSLKKISLGDSESVEHSKEDFYLENNTSQETDKPLTSWILDPTVQKGNNELKYNQKDAIDERTTEQQDLNKQASQEGDGTEIVKDEEQRVVGVDSSQKSQTHKVKSEENRNAVNKDFMDACNFLNDHMDKLYEPDDETSKALTVVFQQWFHVSAEEDAQADIVALYLSEVNLQTPTVLPFLVNMVDDNGNTALHYSISHSNFSIVKHLLDTGLCKTNLRNKSGYTAFTLASMSAAESPEDLQAVQQLMELSDINSHVGQVGQTALHLAVRHGRVPIVRLLLAQGADPNAQDQAGTTPLISACDRGNASIVRILLEEAHCDVNLKDKGGRSALSLATQASHTEIADLLKARTETKSSDKCKVS is encoded by the exons ATGGATTCACGAAAAG CAAATGGTATTTCACCAAACGAGAATGGAAGCCAAAGAAGACCTTCATATTCGATAGAGACGCCCTATGGATTTCATCTGGATCTGGACTTCTTGAAGTATGTCGACGACATTGAAAAAGGCAACACCATCAGAAGGGTGCCTATGCAGCGAAGGCAAAGGGGACGAAATAATGGCATCCTGTCACGTAATTTAAGCCTTCCAGGTTATGGATGTCGAACTACGCAATGGAACACCCTCAGCACTTTTTGGCCCAAAACCCAGCCCTTCGACTTTCGCTCTAGTGACAGGAGGGCAGAACCCATCTACACGCCCTTAACAACAGCAGAGATGGATGCTAGCATTAAGGCTTTCGATGAGCAGCCTTTAGGATGTTATGTCAGGCCAAATCTCTTGAGAGCTTCCAGTTTACCCTTGACGGTTTTACTGAGAAAACACTCAGAGTCAACCGAGGACCCAACCAGCCCCAAACAATATTTAGCACAGCGAAACGGTTCATCGGAAGATGTCTTCAATGCATCATACAGCAGGACGACTGGAGCGAACGGGACCCTTCGGCGGCTCACGGCAGCTCTGGAGCGGGTTGGAGAATTGGAAGCGGAGATCAGAGTCATCCCTGAGCTCAAGGCTCAGATCTGTATTTTGCAAGAGGAGCGAGAAAGGCTTTTACTTCAATTGCATTCCCAAAATGACACCACTGGACCTTTGGATGATCCTACCGTTCCCTTGTGTGCATTGATaactaaagaaaataaagatcAAGCAAGTGACGATTGGATGAATCGAGAATATGATCGACTAGAGAAGGATGTCAAGGACGCAGTTGTGACACCTTCAGTCACCCGCAAAACACTTCCAGAGCGATCGCCTCAGGACGGAGACAAAACTAAATATCTTACTGAGACTCTACAGAAGAAAGTTGTGATTTTGGAACAAGACCTTCATAGACTGGAAGTAGAGCTAGACAAGAGTAGAGATCTGCTGAAACAGCAAGTAGAGGAGAGCCATCTCAAGGATGAGAAGATCAAGCAGTTGACCATACAGCATGATACAGTGGCTATACCTGAGACCAACTTGGTAACTACACTAAATGTTGAACCTGTGCTAAAGTCATGCGAAGCAGCAATAGGTGAGCAAGCTCAGGAAACAACTGCAACTGAAGATTTAAGACAACCTACAGTATCACATGCAGACATGAAGTGCCAtgttaaacaattgcaaaagctCCTTCAAGAGCAGTGGGAATGTCTCTGCAAAGACGACATATCAGGAAAAACATCTTCTGAGCATCTGCCACCACGGGTCCGCACTATTCAAGAGCAGTTGGTAACTTTAGTCACGGTGCTGTCACTCTATGTGCTTCCTACTGGAGAACCAGAACCAG AATCCAAAATGAAAGAACTTGTTCCTGTGGTGGAGTCTGAGAACCTTAAGAGACAAAGTCTGAAGAAAATCAGTTTAGGAGACAG TGAAAGTGTTGAGCATAGTAAAGAAGACTTTTACCTTGAGAACAACACCAGTCAGGAAACTGACAAACCATTGACCTCCTGGATACTAGACCCTACAGTGCAGAAAGGAAATAATGAACTAAAATACAATCAAAAAGATGCCATCGATGAAAGGACCACAGAACAGCAAGATCTCAATAAACAAGCAAGTCAAGAGGGAGATGGGACTGAAATAGTAAAAGATGAAGAGCAAAGAGTAGTAGGAGTGGACTCTAGTCaaaaatcacagacacacaaagtAAAGAGTGAAGAAAACAG gaaCGCGGTCAATAAAGATTTCATGGATGCATGTAATTTCCTGAACGACCACATGGATAAATTGTATGAGCCTGATGATGAAACG AGCAAGGCTCTCACTGTGGTGTTCCAGCAATGGTTTCATGTGTCTGCTGAGGAGGACGCGCAAGCTGACATTGTTGCTTTGTATCTCAGTGAGGTTAATTTACAAACACCCACAGTTCTTCCCTTCCTGGTCAACATGGTGGATGATAATGGGAATACTGCCCTGCATTACAGCATATCTCATTCAAACTTCAGTATTGTCAAGCACCTTTTAGACACAG GGCTGTGTAAAACAAATCTTAGAAACAAGTCTGGGTATACAGCTTTCACGCTGGCATCCATGTCAGCTGCAGAATCTCCAGAGGACCTGCAAGCGGTTCAGCAACTGATGGAGCTTAGTGATATCAACAGTCATGTAGGCCAG GTGGGACAAACAGCCCTCCACTTGGCAGTAAGACATGGACGCGTCCCAATAGTTCGTCTCCTGCTGGCACAGGGAGCGGATCCTAATGCCCAGGACCAGGCAGGAACAACCCCATTGATCAGTGCATGCGATAGGGGGAACGCCAGCATAGTGCGTATTTTGTTGGAGGAAGCACACTGCGATGTTAATTTAAAGGACAAG GGGGGTCGCAGTGCGCTATCTTTGGCAACACAGGCCTCTCATACAGAGATCGCAGATCTTCTAAAAGCCCGCACAGAAACCAAGAGCTCAGACAAGTGCAAGGTGTCCTAG
- the LOC129442699 gene encoding KN motif and ankyrin repeat domain-containing protein 4 isoform X3 produces MNGGRKHQTKATEAENSLLLVKIMDSRKANGISPNENGSQRRPSYSIETPYGFHLDLDFLKYVDDIEKGNTIRRVPMQRRQRGRNNGILSRNLSLPGYGCRTTQWNTLSTFWPKTQPFDFRSSDRRAEPIYTPLTTAEMDASIKAFDEQPLGCYVRPNLLRASSLPLTVLLRKHSESTEDPTSPKQYLAQRNGSSEDVFNASYSRTTGANGTLRRLTAALERVGELEAEIRVIPELKAQICILQEERERLLLQLHSQNDTTGPLDDPTVPLCALITKENKDQASDDWMNREYDRLEKDVKDAVVTPSVTRKTLPERSPQDGDKTKYLTETLQKKVVILEQDLHRLEVELDKSRDLLKQQVEESHLKDEKIKQLTIQHDTVAIPETNLVTTLNVEPVLKSCEAAIGEQAQETTATEDLRQPTVSHADMKCHVKQLQKLLQEQWECLCKDDISGKTSSEHLPPRVRTIQEQLVTLVTVLSLYVLPTGEPEPESKMKELVPVVESENLKRQSLKKISLGDRNAVNKDFMDACNFLNDHMDKLYEPDDETSKALTVVFQQWFHVSAEEDAQADIVALYLSEVNLQTPTVLPFLVNMVDDNGNTALHYSISHSNFSIVKHLLDTGLCKTNLRNKSGYTAFTLASMSAAESPEDLQAVQQLMELSDINSHVGQVGQTALHLAVRHGRVPIVRLLLAQGADPNAQDQAGTTPLISACDRGNASIVRILLEEAHCDVNLKDKGGRSALSLATQASHTEIADLLKARTETKSSDKCKVS; encoded by the exons GTGGAAGGAAACACCAAACTAAAGCCACTGAAGCTGAAAACTCATTACTTTTGGTAAAAATAATGGATTCACGAAAAG CAAATGGTATTTCACCAAACGAGAATGGAAGCCAAAGAAGACCTTCATATTCGATAGAGACGCCCTATGGATTTCATCTGGATCTGGACTTCTTGAAGTATGTCGACGACATTGAAAAAGGCAACACCATCAGAAGGGTGCCTATGCAGCGAAGGCAAAGGGGACGAAATAATGGCATCCTGTCACGTAATTTAAGCCTTCCAGGTTATGGATGTCGAACTACGCAATGGAACACCCTCAGCACTTTTTGGCCCAAAACCCAGCCCTTCGACTTTCGCTCTAGTGACAGGAGGGCAGAACCCATCTACACGCCCTTAACAACAGCAGAGATGGATGCTAGCATTAAGGCTTTCGATGAGCAGCCTTTAGGATGTTATGTCAGGCCAAATCTCTTGAGAGCTTCCAGTTTACCCTTGACGGTTTTACTGAGAAAACACTCAGAGTCAACCGAGGACCCAACCAGCCCCAAACAATATTTAGCACAGCGAAACGGTTCATCGGAAGATGTCTTCAATGCATCATACAGCAGGACGACTGGAGCGAACGGGACCCTTCGGCGGCTCACGGCAGCTCTGGAGCGGGTTGGAGAATTGGAAGCGGAGATCAGAGTCATCCCTGAGCTCAAGGCTCAGATCTGTATTTTGCAAGAGGAGCGAGAAAGGCTTTTACTTCAATTGCATTCCCAAAATGACACCACTGGACCTTTGGATGATCCTACCGTTCCCTTGTGTGCATTGATaactaaagaaaataaagatcAAGCAAGTGACGATTGGATGAATCGAGAATATGATCGACTAGAGAAGGATGTCAAGGACGCAGTTGTGACACCTTCAGTCACCCGCAAAACACTTCCAGAGCGATCGCCTCAGGACGGAGACAAAACTAAATATCTTACTGAGACTCTACAGAAGAAAGTTGTGATTTTGGAACAAGACCTTCATAGACTGGAAGTAGAGCTAGACAAGAGTAGAGATCTGCTGAAACAGCAAGTAGAGGAGAGCCATCTCAAGGATGAGAAGATCAAGCAGTTGACCATACAGCATGATACAGTGGCTATACCTGAGACCAACTTGGTAACTACACTAAATGTTGAACCTGTGCTAAAGTCATGCGAAGCAGCAATAGGTGAGCAAGCTCAGGAAACAACTGCAACTGAAGATTTAAGACAACCTACAGTATCACATGCAGACATGAAGTGCCAtgttaaacaattgcaaaagctCCTTCAAGAGCAGTGGGAATGTCTCTGCAAAGACGACATATCAGGAAAAACATCTTCTGAGCATCTGCCACCACGGGTCCGCACTATTCAAGAGCAGTTGGTAACTTTAGTCACGGTGCTGTCACTCTATGTGCTTCCTACTGGAGAACCAGAACCAG AATCCAAAATGAAAGAACTTGTTCCTGTGGTGGAGTCTGAGAACCTTAAGAGACAAAGTCTGAAGAAAATCAGTTTAGGAGACAG gaaCGCGGTCAATAAAGATTTCATGGATGCATGTAATTTCCTGAACGACCACATGGATAAATTGTATGAGCCTGATGATGAAACG AGCAAGGCTCTCACTGTGGTGTTCCAGCAATGGTTTCATGTGTCTGCTGAGGAGGACGCGCAAGCTGACATTGTTGCTTTGTATCTCAGTGAGGTTAATTTACAAACACCCACAGTTCTTCCCTTCCTGGTCAACATGGTGGATGATAATGGGAATACTGCCCTGCATTACAGCATATCTCATTCAAACTTCAGTATTGTCAAGCACCTTTTAGACACAG GGCTGTGTAAAACAAATCTTAGAAACAAGTCTGGGTATACAGCTTTCACGCTGGCATCCATGTCAGCTGCAGAATCTCCAGAGGACCTGCAAGCGGTTCAGCAACTGATGGAGCTTAGTGATATCAACAGTCATGTAGGCCAG GTGGGACAAACAGCCCTCCACTTGGCAGTAAGACATGGACGCGTCCCAATAGTTCGTCTCCTGCTGGCACAGGGAGCGGATCCTAATGCCCAGGACCAGGCAGGAACAACCCCATTGATCAGTGCATGCGATAGGGGGAACGCCAGCATAGTGCGTATTTTGTTGGAGGAAGCACACTGCGATGTTAATTTAAAGGACAAG GGGGGTCGCAGTGCGCTATCTTTGGCAACACAGGCCTCTCATACAGAGATCGCAGATCTTCTAAAAGCCCGCACAGAAACCAAGAGCTCAGACAAGTGCAAGGTGTCCTAG
- the LOC129442699 gene encoding KN motif and ankyrin repeat domain-containing protein 4 isoform X1, protein MNGGRKHQTKATEAENSLLLVKIMDSRKANGISPNENGSQRRPSYSIETPYGFHLDLDFLKYVDDIEKGNTIRRVPMQRRQRGRNNGILSRNLSLPGYGCRTTQWNTLSTFWPKTQPFDFRSSDRRAEPIYTPLTTAEMDASIKAFDEQPLGCYVRPNLLRASSLPLTVLLRKHSESTEDPTSPKQYLAQRNGSSEDVFNASYSRTTGANGTLRRLTAALERVGELEAEIRVIPELKAQICILQEERERLLLQLHSQNDTTGPLDDPTVPLCALITKENKDQASDDWMNREYDRLEKDVKDAVVTPSVTRKTLPERSPQDGDKTKYLTETLQKKVVILEQDLHRLEVELDKSRDLLKQQVEESHLKDEKIKQLTIQHDTVAIPETNLVTTLNVEPVLKSCEAAIGEQAQETTATEDLRQPTVSHADMKCHVKQLQKLLQEQWECLCKDDISGKTSSEHLPPRVRTIQEQLVTLVTVLSLYVLPTGEPEPESKMKELVPVVESENLKRQSLKKISLGDSESVEHSKEDFYLENNTSQETDKPLTSWILDPTVQKGNNELKYNQKDAIDERTTEQQDLNKQASQEGDGTEIVKDEEQRVVGVDSSQKSQTHKVKSEENRNAVNKDFMDACNFLNDHMDKLYEPDDETSKALTVVFQQWFHVSAEEDAQADIVALYLSEVNLQTPTVLPFLVNMVDDNGNTALHYSISHSNFSIVKHLLDTGLCKTNLRNKSGYTAFTLASMSAAESPEDLQAVQQLMELSDINSHVGQVGQTALHLAVRHGRVPIVRLLLAQGADPNAQDQAGTTPLISACDRGNASIVRILLEEAHCDVNLKDKGGRSALSLATQASHTEIADLLKARTETKSSDKCKVS, encoded by the exons GTGGAAGGAAACACCAAACTAAAGCCACTGAAGCTGAAAACTCATTACTTTTGGTAAAAATAATGGATTCACGAAAAG CAAATGGTATTTCACCAAACGAGAATGGAAGCCAAAGAAGACCTTCATATTCGATAGAGACGCCCTATGGATTTCATCTGGATCTGGACTTCTTGAAGTATGTCGACGACATTGAAAAAGGCAACACCATCAGAAGGGTGCCTATGCAGCGAAGGCAAAGGGGACGAAATAATGGCATCCTGTCACGTAATTTAAGCCTTCCAGGTTATGGATGTCGAACTACGCAATGGAACACCCTCAGCACTTTTTGGCCCAAAACCCAGCCCTTCGACTTTCGCTCTAGTGACAGGAGGGCAGAACCCATCTACACGCCCTTAACAACAGCAGAGATGGATGCTAGCATTAAGGCTTTCGATGAGCAGCCTTTAGGATGTTATGTCAGGCCAAATCTCTTGAGAGCTTCCAGTTTACCCTTGACGGTTTTACTGAGAAAACACTCAGAGTCAACCGAGGACCCAACCAGCCCCAAACAATATTTAGCACAGCGAAACGGTTCATCGGAAGATGTCTTCAATGCATCATACAGCAGGACGACTGGAGCGAACGGGACCCTTCGGCGGCTCACGGCAGCTCTGGAGCGGGTTGGAGAATTGGAAGCGGAGATCAGAGTCATCCCTGAGCTCAAGGCTCAGATCTGTATTTTGCAAGAGGAGCGAGAAAGGCTTTTACTTCAATTGCATTCCCAAAATGACACCACTGGACCTTTGGATGATCCTACCGTTCCCTTGTGTGCATTGATaactaaagaaaataaagatcAAGCAAGTGACGATTGGATGAATCGAGAATATGATCGACTAGAGAAGGATGTCAAGGACGCAGTTGTGACACCTTCAGTCACCCGCAAAACACTTCCAGAGCGATCGCCTCAGGACGGAGACAAAACTAAATATCTTACTGAGACTCTACAGAAGAAAGTTGTGATTTTGGAACAAGACCTTCATAGACTGGAAGTAGAGCTAGACAAGAGTAGAGATCTGCTGAAACAGCAAGTAGAGGAGAGCCATCTCAAGGATGAGAAGATCAAGCAGTTGACCATACAGCATGATACAGTGGCTATACCTGAGACCAACTTGGTAACTACACTAAATGTTGAACCTGTGCTAAAGTCATGCGAAGCAGCAATAGGTGAGCAAGCTCAGGAAACAACTGCAACTGAAGATTTAAGACAACCTACAGTATCACATGCAGACATGAAGTGCCAtgttaaacaattgcaaaagctCCTTCAAGAGCAGTGGGAATGTCTCTGCAAAGACGACATATCAGGAAAAACATCTTCTGAGCATCTGCCACCACGGGTCCGCACTATTCAAGAGCAGTTGGTAACTTTAGTCACGGTGCTGTCACTCTATGTGCTTCCTACTGGAGAACCAGAACCAG AATCCAAAATGAAAGAACTTGTTCCTGTGGTGGAGTCTGAGAACCTTAAGAGACAAAGTCTGAAGAAAATCAGTTTAGGAGACAG TGAAAGTGTTGAGCATAGTAAAGAAGACTTTTACCTTGAGAACAACACCAGTCAGGAAACTGACAAACCATTGACCTCCTGGATACTAGACCCTACAGTGCAGAAAGGAAATAATGAACTAAAATACAATCAAAAAGATGCCATCGATGAAAGGACCACAGAACAGCAAGATCTCAATAAACAAGCAAGTCAAGAGGGAGATGGGACTGAAATAGTAAAAGATGAAGAGCAAAGAGTAGTAGGAGTGGACTCTAGTCaaaaatcacagacacacaaagtAAAGAGTGAAGAAAACAG gaaCGCGGTCAATAAAGATTTCATGGATGCATGTAATTTCCTGAACGACCACATGGATAAATTGTATGAGCCTGATGATGAAACG AGCAAGGCTCTCACTGTGGTGTTCCAGCAATGGTTTCATGTGTCTGCTGAGGAGGACGCGCAAGCTGACATTGTTGCTTTGTATCTCAGTGAGGTTAATTTACAAACACCCACAGTTCTTCCCTTCCTGGTCAACATGGTGGATGATAATGGGAATACTGCCCTGCATTACAGCATATCTCATTCAAACTTCAGTATTGTCAAGCACCTTTTAGACACAG GGCTGTGTAAAACAAATCTTAGAAACAAGTCTGGGTATACAGCTTTCACGCTGGCATCCATGTCAGCTGCAGAATCTCCAGAGGACCTGCAAGCGGTTCAGCAACTGATGGAGCTTAGTGATATCAACAGTCATGTAGGCCAG GTGGGACAAACAGCCCTCCACTTGGCAGTAAGACATGGACGCGTCCCAATAGTTCGTCTCCTGCTGGCACAGGGAGCGGATCCTAATGCCCAGGACCAGGCAGGAACAACCCCATTGATCAGTGCATGCGATAGGGGGAACGCCAGCATAGTGCGTATTTTGTTGGAGGAAGCACACTGCGATGTTAATTTAAAGGACAAG GGGGGTCGCAGTGCGCTATCTTTGGCAACACAGGCCTCTCATACAGAGATCGCAGATCTTCTAAAAGCCCGCACAGAAACCAAGAGCTCAGACAAGTGCAAGGTGTCCTAG